In the Micromonospora narathiwatensis genome, one interval contains:
- a CDS encoding SAV_6107 family HEPN domain-containing protein, producing the protein MSTGPAQAPTVPAHVLPHRTPAQLLVVARHGLAEAARTRPDGLRYAAAHLAALRAAAALLAARARPAPTRRGRITSVWVLLAAVAPELDEWAGYFAAGASKRAAAEAGIPRVVTAREADDLLRAAEQFVAVVEAALGLAYQPALDDLFRPLRLGVADVAPRPGAAAA; encoded by the coding sequence ATGTCGACCGGTCCGGCCCAGGCACCGACGGTGCCCGCGCACGTGCTGCCGCACCGCACCCCCGCCCAACTGCTCGTGGTGGCCCGCCACGGGCTGGCCGAGGCGGCCCGGACCCGCCCCGACGGCCTCCGATACGCCGCCGCCCACCTCGCGGCGCTGCGCGCCGCCGCCGCACTGCTCGCCGCCCGTGCCCGCCCCGCGCCCACCCGGCGCGGCCGGATCACCAGCGTCTGGGTCCTGCTCGCCGCCGTCGCCCCCGAGCTCGACGAGTGGGCCGGCTACTTCGCCGCCGGGGCGAGCAAGCGGGCCGCCGCCGAGGCCGGCATCCCCCGGGTGGTCACCGCCCGGGAGGCCGACGACCTGCTCCGCGCCGCCGAGCAGTTCGTGGCCGTGGTGGAGGCTGCCCTCGGCCTGGCGTACCAGCCGGCGCTCGACGATCTGTTCCGGCCACTCCGGCTCGGCGTGGCCGACGTCGCGCCGCGACCCGGAGCAGCCGCCGCCTGA
- a CDS encoding ferredoxin reductase family protein → MTAAVADRRAVRRALPAAPAWWADVAGSAAVLSLLVVTALWTADRGVQELLSGPATGLTSLGRLAGLVSADLMLVQVVLMARVPLIERSFGQDRIARWHRLAGFTSFNLLLAHVALTTLGYAGTARRGVLAETWDLVVTYPGMLLATAALALLVLVVVTSVRAARRRLRYESWHLLHLYAYLGVALALPHQLWTGADFVGSAAASAYWWTVYLLALASVLVYRLGLPAWRSLRHRIEVAAVVTEAPGVTSVWLRGRDLHRLPVRAGQFLLWRFLDGPGWSRAHPYSLSAPPNGDLMRITVKDLGDGSARVAALRPGTRVLVEGPYGRLTGEHWRGGGITMLACGVGITPLLALLWELPYAPGQAVLLYRARTPEDLAFRAELDRLAAERGLVVHHLVGPRARRPSWLPAYAEGRSDAEALRRLSPGVAAHDVFLCGPDGWVDAARDAARAAGVPDAHVHHERFAW, encoded by the coding sequence GTGACCGCCGCCGTCGCCGACCGGCGGGCCGTACGCCGCGCCCTGCCGGCGGCTCCCGCCTGGTGGGCCGACGTCGCCGGCAGCGCCGCAGTGCTCAGCCTGCTGGTCGTCACCGCCCTCTGGACCGCCGACCGGGGAGTGCAGGAGCTGCTGTCCGGCCCGGCCACCGGTCTCACCTCGCTCGGCCGGCTCGCCGGCCTGGTCAGCGCCGACCTGATGCTCGTCCAGGTGGTGCTGATGGCCCGGGTACCGCTGATCGAACGCAGTTTCGGCCAGGACCGGATCGCCCGCTGGCACCGGCTCGCCGGCTTCACCTCCTTCAACCTGCTGCTCGCCCACGTGGCGCTGACCACCCTCGGGTACGCCGGCACCGCCCGGCGGGGCGTGCTCGCCGAGACCTGGGACCTAGTCGTCACGTACCCCGGGATGCTGCTCGCCACCGCGGCGCTGGCCCTGCTGGTGCTGGTGGTGGTGACCTCGGTACGGGCGGCCCGGCGCCGGCTGCGCTACGAGTCCTGGCACCTGCTGCACCTGTACGCGTACCTCGGCGTCGCGCTGGCGCTGCCGCACCAGCTCTGGACCGGTGCCGACTTCGTCGGCTCGGCGGCGGCCAGCGCCTACTGGTGGACGGTCTACCTGCTGGCGCTGGCCAGCGTGCTGGTCTACCGGCTCGGGCTGCCCGCCTGGCGCTCGCTGCGGCACCGGATCGAGGTGGCCGCAGTGGTCACCGAGGCCCCCGGGGTCACCTCCGTCTGGCTGCGCGGGCGCGACCTGCACCGGCTGCCCGTCCGGGCCGGGCAGTTCCTCCTCTGGCGGTTCCTGGACGGCCCCGGCTGGTCCCGGGCGCACCCGTACTCGCTGTCGGCGCCGCCGAACGGGGACCTGATGCGGATCACCGTCAAGGACCTCGGCGACGGCAGCGCCCGGGTGGCCGCGCTGCGCCCCGGCACGAGGGTGCTGGTCGAGGGACCGTACGGGCGGCTGACCGGGGAACACTGGCGGGGCGGCGGGATCACCATGCTCGCCTGCGGGGTCGGGATCACCCCGCTGCTGGCGCTGCTCTGGGAGCTGCCGTACGCCCCCGGGCAGGCGGTGCTGCTCTACCGCGCGCGTACCCCCGAGGACCTGGCCTTCCGGGCGGAGCTGGACCGGCTCGCCGCGGAACGCGGGCTGGTCGTGCACCACCTGGTCGGCCCGCGGGCGCGACGCCCGTCCTGGCTGCCGGCGTACGCCGAGGGGAGGTCCGACGCGGAGGCCCTGCGCCGGCTCTCCCCCGGCGTCGCCGCGCACGACGTCTTCCTCTGCGGCCCGGACGGCTGGGTCGACGCCGCCCGCGACGCCGCCCGCGCCGCCGGGGTTCCCGACGCGCACGTCCACCACGAACGCTTCGCCTGGTGA
- a CDS encoding FMN-binding protein: protein MRRITLWLLSTVAVLVLLFSYKTSTMGPGGESSAVATGSDGSAGNSWTGTDAGSTGSGPVSGSSSGDGTATGSVAQTRWGPVQVQITVSGGRITDVRAVRVPDGNRRDQEINDYAVPILRQEALAAQSAQIDTVSGATVTSDGYRESLQSAIDAAHLK from the coding sequence GTGCGCCGGATCACCCTCTGGCTGCTCTCCACCGTGGCCGTCCTGGTGCTGCTGTTCAGCTACAAGACCAGCACCATGGGTCCGGGCGGGGAGAGCAGCGCGGTCGCCACGGGCTCCGACGGCTCGGCCGGCAACTCCTGGACCGGCACGGACGCCGGCTCCACCGGGTCGGGCCCGGTGAGCGGGTCGTCCAGCGGCGACGGCACGGCCACCGGGTCGGTGGCGCAGACCCGGTGGGGACCGGTGCAGGTGCAGATCACCGTCTCCGGCGGGAGGATCACCGACGTCCGCGCCGTACGGGTGCCGGACGGCAACCGCCGGGACCAGGAGATCAACGACTACGCGGTGCCGATCCTGCGGCAGGAGGCCCTGGCCGCGCAGAGCGCCCAGATCGACACCGTCTCCGGCGCGACCGTCACCAGTGACGGCTACCGCGAGTCCCTCCAGTCCGCGATCGACGCGGCACACCTGAAGTGA
- a CDS encoding FAD:protein FMN transferase — protein MNLATEPDRRAWVVQVMGLPVSVHLRGPEVRTDAVAQRVERVFAELGEVDAVFSTYRPESVLGRLGGVMPDPATAEPVVREVVTLCELARTRTDGWFDARRLPLPGGGTGFEPSGLVKGWAVERVARHLADLPDHDLCLNAGGDVLLRTAPGRPAWRVGIEDPDHPERLLDVVERAHGAVATSGTARRGAHIVDPRAGRPAEAVRSVTVVGPELLWADVYATAAVARGADALDWLATLDGYAALLVDAAGRVRATSDWPGTRVAHARTA, from the coding sequence ATGAACCTGGCGACGGAGCCGGACCGGCGGGCCTGGGTGGTACAGGTGATGGGGCTGCCGGTGAGCGTGCACCTGCGCGGCCCCGAGGTGCGCACCGACGCGGTGGCGCAGCGGGTGGAGCGGGTCTTCGCCGAGCTGGGCGAGGTGGACGCGGTGTTCAGCACGTACCGGCCGGAGAGCGTGCTGGGCCGGCTCGGCGGCGTCATGCCCGACCCGGCCACCGCCGAGCCGGTGGTGCGCGAGGTGGTGACGCTCTGCGAACTGGCCCGCACCCGTACCGACGGGTGGTTCGACGCCCGGCGGCTGCCGCTGCCCGGCGGCGGAACCGGATTCGAGCCGTCCGGGCTGGTCAAGGGGTGGGCGGTGGAGCGCGTCGCGCGCCACCTCGCCGACCTGCCCGACCACGACCTCTGCCTCAACGCCGGCGGGGACGTGCTGCTGCGCACCGCGCCGGGCCGGCCGGCCTGGCGGGTCGGGATCGAGGACCCCGACCACCCCGAGCGGCTGCTCGACGTCGTCGAGCGGGCGCACGGCGCGGTCGCCACCTCGGGCACCGCGCGGCGCGGCGCGCACATCGTGGACCCGCGCGCCGGCCGGCCCGCCGAGGCCGTCCGGTCGGTCACCGTGGTCGGCCCCGAGCTGCTCTGGGCCGACGTGTACGCGACCGCGGCCGTCGCCCGGGGCGCGGACGCGCTCGACTGGCTGGCCACCCTCGACGGGTACGCGGCCCTGCTGGTGGACGCCGCCGGCCGGGTCCGGGCCACCTCGGACTGGCCGGGCACCCGGGTGGCTCACGCCCGCACCGCGTAG
- a CDS encoding FAD-dependent monooxygenase: MLVSGAGVAGPAVAWWLARHGAEVTVVETAPALRTSGFAVDFRGPTHLGVLAAMGVLDELRAVQTHAGAMSRVDEHGREIFRLPAEFAGGELEVLRRDLSRILYEHGADRVEYLFGDRITGLTETDHTVHVELARGGSRAVDLVVGADGLHSGVRRLVHGPETAYLTHLGYHLAGWDLPNDRGFDTVSRQYNVPGRMASVAADQRDPDRAGAFVVFAGAGLDHDRLDPDRQKSLIADAFAGLGWHVPHLLAGLHAAPELYFDAIGRVRVPRWHTGRTVLLGDAAWGVTLGGMGVGTGLVGAYVLAGELAVAGGNPRVALPAYERRMRGYASRWQRGANPGHFLAPASGWGLWLRDRLLSRRAVQTMLVRGTNSLATDAGLPDYAVRA, from the coding sequence GTGCTCGTCTCCGGCGCCGGTGTGGCCGGTCCGGCGGTGGCCTGGTGGCTGGCCCGTCACGGGGCCGAGGTCACCGTCGTCGAGACCGCCCCGGCGCTGCGGACCAGCGGCTTCGCGGTCGACTTCCGGGGCCCGACCCATCTCGGCGTGCTGGCCGCGATGGGGGTGCTCGACGAGTTGCGCGCGGTGCAGACCCACGCCGGCGCGATGAGCCGGGTGGACGAGCACGGCCGGGAGATCTTCCGGCTGCCGGCCGAGTTCGCCGGCGGCGAGCTGGAGGTGCTGCGCCGGGACCTGTCCCGGATCCTGTACGAGCACGGCGCCGACCGGGTGGAGTATCTGTTCGGCGACCGGATCACCGGGCTCACCGAGACCGACCACACGGTGCACGTCGAGCTGGCCCGGGGCGGCTCCCGCGCCGTCGACCTGGTGGTCGGCGCGGACGGTCTGCACTCCGGGGTACGCCGGCTGGTCCACGGCCCGGAGACGGCGTACCTCACCCACCTCGGCTACCACCTGGCCGGCTGGGACCTGCCCAACGACCGCGGCTTCGACACCGTCTCCCGGCAGTACAACGTGCCCGGGCGGATGGCCAGCGTCGCCGCCGACCAGCGCGACCCCGATCGGGCGGGCGCCTTCGTCGTCTTCGCCGGAGCCGGGCTGGACCACGACCGGCTCGACCCCGACCGGCAGAAGTCGCTGATCGCCGACGCCTTCGCCGGGCTGGGCTGGCACGTGCCGCACCTGCTCGCCGGCCTGCACGCCGCGCCCGAGCTCTACTTCGACGCGATCGGCCGGGTCCGGGTGCCCCGCTGGCACACCGGCCGGACCGTGCTGCTCGGCGACGCGGCGTGGGGGGTGACCCTCGGCGGGATGGGGGTCGGCACCGGCCTGGTCGGGGCGTACGTGCTCGCCGGCGAGCTGGCCGTGGCCGGCGGGAACCCCCGGGTGGCGCTGCCCGCGTACGAGCGGCGGATGCGCGGGTACGCGTCCCGCTGGCAGCGCGGCGCCAACCCCGGCCACTTCCTCGCCCCGGCCAGCGGGTGGGGCCTGTGGCTGCGCGACCGGCTGCTGTCCCGTCGCGCGGTCCAGACGATGCTGGTACGCGGCACCAACTCGCTGGCCACCGACGCCGGCCTGCCCGACTACGCGGTGCGGGCGTGA
- a CDS encoding TetR/AcrR family transcriptional regulator C-terminal domain-containing protein gives METGDADQRRLYELLWGVPSGPRRGPRPTLTPVAIARAGIAIADAEGLDGLTMQRVAESLDVTKMALYRYVPGKAELVALMLEAAMGEPPPPPTGADWRGQLDDWARQLFDRFRRHPWAHAATIGPRLPGPNELAWLERVVTALTDTGLTGDEQLDVAVLLVGHARNLAQHAPPPTDTPGPSQEAGFAALLRGREERFPALTAALRSTRGNGDQALDFGLARILDGIEALITARAAPRRDI, from the coding sequence GTGGAGACCGGTGATGCCGACCAGCGGCGGCTGTACGAGTTGCTGTGGGGCGTGCCCAGCGGACCGCGTCGCGGGCCCCGCCCCACCCTGACGCCGGTCGCGATCGCCCGGGCCGGCATCGCCATCGCCGACGCCGAGGGGCTCGACGGGCTGACCATGCAGCGGGTCGCCGAGTCGCTGGACGTCACCAAGATGGCGCTGTACCGGTACGTGCCCGGCAAGGCCGAGCTGGTCGCGCTGATGCTGGAGGCGGCGATGGGAGAACCGCCCCCGCCGCCGACGGGTGCCGACTGGCGCGGCCAGCTCGACGACTGGGCCCGGCAGCTGTTCGACCGGTTCCGCCGCCACCCGTGGGCTCACGCGGCGACCATCGGCCCCCGACTACCCGGCCCGAACGAGCTGGCCTGGCTGGAACGGGTCGTCACCGCCCTCACCGACACCGGGCTGACCGGCGACGAACAGCTCGACGTCGCGGTGCTGCTGGTCGGGCACGCCCGCAACCTGGCCCAGCACGCGCCGCCCCCCACCGACACCCCGGGACCGAGCCAGGAGGCCGGGTTCGCCGCGCTGCTGCGGGGTCGGGAGGAGCGCTTCCCGGCGCTCACCGCCGCCCTGCGCTCGACCCGGGGCAACGGCGACCAGGCCCTCGACTTCGGCCTCGCCCGCATCCTCGACGGCATCGAGGCCCTCATCACCGCCCGCGCCGCCCCACGCCGGGACATTTGA
- a CDS encoding lysophospholipid acyltransferase family protein, which yields MLVQGIVRRLVAPLARLVYRPVVEGRGNVPERGPVILAANHLSFLDSIVIPLVAPRPVAFLAKAEYFRRPGFLGWLTRACLTGIDAVPVPRGGHRAAQESLEVALGILAAGRAFGIHPEGSRSRDGRLYRGRTGVAWLALASGAPVVPVAVAGTDRIQPVGARLPRIGRITVRFGAPLHFTPGSGSAGQARRAVTDEIMAAIRELSGQELAEGYNELSATTVR from the coding sequence GTGCTGGTGCAGGGGATCGTACGGCGACTGGTCGCGCCGCTCGCCCGGCTGGTCTACCGACCGGTCGTCGAGGGGCGCGGGAACGTGCCGGAGCGTGGGCCGGTGATCCTGGCGGCCAACCACCTCTCCTTTCTCGACAGCATCGTGATCCCTCTGGTGGCACCCCGGCCGGTGGCCTTCCTGGCCAAGGCCGAGTACTTCCGGCGGCCCGGGTTCCTGGGCTGGCTGACCCGGGCCTGTCTCACCGGGATCGACGCCGTGCCGGTGCCGCGGGGTGGCCACCGGGCCGCCCAGGAGTCGCTGGAGGTCGCGCTCGGCATCCTCGCCGCCGGACGGGCGTTCGGCATTCACCCGGAGGGCAGCCGTTCCCGGGACGGGCGGCTCTACCGGGGGCGTACGGGCGTGGCGTGGCTCGCGCTCGCCTCCGGGGCGCCGGTCGTCCCGGTCGCCGTGGCCGGCACCGATCGGATCCAGCCCGTCGGCGCCCGACTGCCCCGGATCGGGCGGATCACCGTACGCTTCGGCGCCCCGCTGCACTTCACGCCGGGGTCGGGCAGCGCCGGTCAGGCCCGGCGCGCGGTCACCGACGAGATCATGGCGGCGATCCGGGAACTGTCCGGTCAGGAGTTGGCCGAGGGCTACAACGAGCTCTCCGCCACCACCGTCCGGTGA
- a CDS encoding TetR/AcrR family transcriptional regulator — translation MDQPNVGLRARLVATGVELVAGQGAEGLSLREIARRAGVSHGAPRRHFPTHQALLAAIAREGYRELGRQADEVLADSDRDPYDLLLALSRRYLEFAHGNRGMFELMFRHDLLRGNQMGLRAASVPLFEVLVDLVARARPAPPGGSPAAVVAGALWANLHGLAQLRLWGSLQLMTGVDEAEPLLRAALDAHLGSAGH, via the coding sequence ATGGATCAACCGAACGTCGGGCTCCGGGCTCGCCTGGTCGCGACGGGTGTTGAGCTGGTGGCCGGGCAGGGCGCGGAAGGACTCTCCCTGCGGGAGATCGCCCGGCGGGCCGGGGTGTCGCACGGGGCCCCTCGTCGGCACTTCCCGACGCACCAGGCGTTGTTGGCCGCCATCGCCCGGGAGGGCTACCGGGAACTCGGCCGGCAGGCGGACGAGGTGCTCGCCGACAGCGACCGGGACCCGTACGACCTCCTGCTCGCGCTGAGCCGGCGGTACCTGGAGTTCGCCCACGGAAACCGGGGCATGTTCGAGTTGATGTTCCGGCACGACCTGCTACGGGGTAACCAGATGGGCCTGCGGGCGGCCAGTGTCCCGTTGTTCGAGGTCCTCGTCGACCTGGTTGCCCGCGCCCGCCCCGCCCCGCCCGGCGGGTCGCCGGCCGCGGTGGTCGCCGGTGCCCTCTGGGCCAACCTGCACGGCCTGGCCCAGCTCAGGCTCTGGGGCAGCCTGCAGTTGATGACCGGGGTCGACGAGGCCGAACCGTTGCTGCGCGCCGCGCTGGACGCCCATCTCGGGTCCGCCGGCCACTGA
- a CDS encoding YbaK/EbsC family protein: MQSQPDVQATHPNVRAVQRALDDAGARDGSGAASRIRLLPEAVHTAAAAAEALGVGVGAIANSLVFDADDAPLLVLTSGAHRVDTAGLAASLGVTRLRRATPDFVKRHTGQVIGGVAPVGHPGPLRTVVDTALAAYDEVWAAGGVPRAVFPSTYAELLRITAGTAAEVA, translated from the coding sequence ATGCAGTCACAGCCAGACGTGCAGGCGACGCACCCGAACGTGCGGGCGGTACAGCGCGCGCTCGACGACGCGGGCGCCCGGGACGGCTCCGGCGCGGCGAGTCGGATCCGCCTGCTGCCCGAGGCGGTGCACACCGCCGCGGCGGCGGCCGAGGCGCTCGGCGTCGGCGTGGGCGCCATCGCCAACTCGCTCGTCTTCGACGCGGACGACGCCCCGCTGCTCGTGCTCACCTCCGGCGCGCACCGGGTGGACACCGCCGGCCTGGCCGCGTCCCTCGGGGTCACCCGGCTGCGCCGGGCCACCCCCGACTTCGTCAAGCGGCACACCGGGCAGGTGATCGGCGGGGTCGCCCCGGTCGGCCACCCCGGGCCGCTGCGCACCGTGGTCGACACCGCCCTGGCGGCGTACGACGAGGTGTGGGCGGCCGGTGGCGTGCCCCGGGCGGTCTTCCCCAGCACGTACGCGGAGCTGCTGCGGATCACCGCCGGCACCGCCGCCGAGGTGGCGTGA
- a CDS encoding monooxygenase, whose amino-acid sequence MSERTVRLGAPGLVTLHAWRIPRRALPRALARMAAHPSRLRRTPGVRFGKLLGTGTGSGFGPGDADLTRWAALVVWDSPTAAAGFDASPVGRSWARIARSSVRLELRPLTSRGEWSGHRPFGEPSGGPVTGPVLALTRARLRARRAVTFWRAVPPVAAALRDAPGLLARLGVGEAPLGWQGTVTVWRDAADLVAFAYRHPEHRAAITRTAAEGWYAEELFARFAVCDVVGDPAVLGWAAEGDPGSVRGHA is encoded by the coding sequence GTGAGCGAGCGAACCGTCAGGCTCGGCGCTCCCGGACTCGTCACCCTGCACGCGTGGCGGATCCCCCGCCGGGCGCTCCCCCGGGCGCTGGCCCGGATGGCGGCGCATCCGTCGCGGCTGCGCCGGACCCCCGGCGTACGGTTCGGCAAGCTGCTCGGCACCGGGACGGGCAGCGGCTTCGGCCCCGGCGACGCCGACCTGACCCGATGGGCCGCCCTGGTGGTCTGGGACTCCCCCACCGCGGCGGCCGGCTTCGACGCCTCGCCGGTCGGCCGGTCCTGGGCCCGGATCGCCCGCTCCTCCGTCCGGCTGGAGCTGCGCCCGTTGACCAGCCGGGGCGAGTGGTCCGGCCACCGGCCGTTCGGTGAGCCCTCCGGCGGCCCGGTCACCGGTCCGGTCCTGGCGCTGACCCGGGCCCGGCTGCGGGCCCGTCGGGCGGTCACCTTCTGGCGGGCCGTCCCGCCGGTGGCCGCCGCCCTGCGCGACGCGCCCGGGCTGCTCGCCCGGCTCGGCGTCGGCGAGGCGCCGCTGGGCTGGCAGGGCACGGTGACCGTGTGGCGGGACGCGGCGGACCTGGTCGCGTTCGCGTACCGTCACCCGGAGCACCGCGCCGCGATCACGCGCACCGCCGCCGAGGGGTGGTACGCGGAGGAGTTGTTCGCGCGGTTCGCGGTGTGCGACGTGGTCGGCGACCCCGCGGTGTTGGGATGGGCCGCCGAGGGCGACCCGGGATCGGTGAGAGGACACGCATGA
- a CDS encoding GNAT family N-acetyltransferase, translating to MRLVRWTPDDLVRRLDDVVAVYGEAMGYRADLLEARRGYIATHARRPGFRAVASLTSEGHLAGFGYGYLGAAGQWWHDQVQRALGAAARRRWLTYPFEVVELHVRPPAQGHGLGAGQLRALLTMAEGTTTLLSTPEADEQKSRAWRLYRRFGFVDVLRDFHFPGDERPFGVLGRDLPLPPPGPDAAPGAATS from the coding sequence ATGAGGCTGGTGCGGTGGACGCCGGACGACCTGGTCCGGCGGCTGGACGACGTGGTGGCCGTCTACGGCGAGGCGATGGGCTACCGCGCCGACCTGTTGGAGGCCCGGCGCGGCTACATCGCCACCCACGCCCGCCGTCCCGGCTTCCGCGCCGTGGCCAGCCTCACCAGCGAGGGACACCTGGCCGGCTTCGGATACGGCTACCTCGGCGCCGCCGGGCAGTGGTGGCACGACCAGGTGCAGCGGGCGCTGGGCGCCGCGGCCCGGCGGCGCTGGCTGACCTACCCCTTCGAGGTGGTGGAGCTGCACGTCCGCCCGCCCGCGCAGGGGCACGGCCTCGGCGCCGGCCAGCTCCGCGCCCTGCTCACCATGGCGGAGGGGACGACCACGCTGCTCTCCACCCCGGAGGCCGACGAGCAGAAGTCCCGGGCCTGGCGGCTGTACCGCCGGTTCGGTTTCGTCGACGTCCTGCGCGACTTCCACTTCCCCGGCGACGAGCGGCCGTTCGGGGTGCTCGGCCGGGACCTGCCGCTGCCCCCACCGGGCCCCGACGCCGCACCGGGCGCGGCCACGTCGTGA
- a CDS encoding carotenoid biosynthesis protein — protein sequence MSRGRLPWALLAVLVLAQICYPLTSGATRAGLTVATVVLGYLLSVGHALLSRGTRTAVALVAVATGGGFAVEALGVATGFPFGGYDYSGELGPKLAGVPLIIPLAWTWMAWPAWLTAVRITAPSTAGTRPGPATAPGRGAAPDAPSWSRRSRAGRIALAAVGLAAWDLFLDPQMVAEGYWVWRDATPALPGLPGVPASNYLGWLLFAVLLAAALRPLAGPAVDRADRRDAPMFALYLWTYAASVLAHAVFLRLPASAVWGGIGMAVAAAPLAVTLLRARRRVPDRPAADPAPRVDAPA from the coding sequence GTGAGCCGCGGCCGGCTGCCCTGGGCGCTGCTGGCCGTCCTGGTCCTCGCCCAGATCTGCTACCCGCTCACCAGCGGCGCCACCCGGGCCGGCCTGACCGTGGCCACCGTCGTGCTCGGGTACCTGCTCTCCGTCGGCCACGCGCTGCTCAGCCGGGGTACGCGTACCGCGGTCGCGCTGGTCGCGGTGGCCACCGGCGGCGGGTTCGCCGTGGAGGCGCTCGGGGTGGCCACCGGCTTCCCGTTCGGCGGCTACGACTACTCCGGCGAGCTGGGACCGAAGCTGGCCGGGGTACCGCTGATCATCCCCCTGGCGTGGACCTGGATGGCCTGGCCGGCCTGGCTCACCGCGGTCCGGATCACCGCGCCCTCGACCGCCGGGACGCGACCCGGACCGGCGACGGCGCCAGGTCGCGGCGCGGCGCCAGACGCGCCGAGCTGGAGTCGTCGGAGCCGCGCCGGCCGGATCGCGCTGGCCGCGGTCGGGCTCGCCGCCTGGGACCTCTTCCTCGACCCGCAGATGGTGGCCGAGGGCTACTGGGTCTGGCGGGACGCCACCCCGGCCCTGCCCGGGCTGCCCGGCGTCCCGGCCAGCAACTACCTCGGCTGGCTGCTCTTCGCGGTGCTGCTGGCGGCGGCGCTGCGCCCGCTGGCCGGGCCGGCCGTCGACCGCGCCGACCGGCGGGACGCGCCGATGTTCGCGCTCTACCTGTGGACGTACGCCGCCAGTGTGCTGGCGCACGCGGTCTTCCTCCGGCTGCCGGCCTCGGCGGTCTGGGGCGGGATCGGCATGGCGGTGGCCGCCGCGCCGCTGGCGGTGACGCTGCTGCGCGCCCGCCGCCGCGTCCCCGACCGACCGGCGGCCGACCCGGCGCCCCGCGTCGACGCACCGGCATGA
- a CDS encoding glycosyltransferase: protein MSVLLALVAALAALTTHTWINATRWLRRPAAGPVEVTEAVAVLLPLRDEADRVTPCLRALLAQRGVPDLRIVVLDDGSTDGTADVIRAVAGDDPRVTLLTGVAPPSGWLGKPYACWQLATRTHPDPTVLAFVDADVVLTPYAVAAAVTELRAAGAALLSPYPRIVVRTAGDRLAQPLLQWLWLTFLPLRAMERSPRPSLAAAGGQFLVVDRAGYLRAGGHAAVADRVLEDIELARAVKRAGGRIALADGSGLAACRMYESWPQLRDGYTKSLWASFGHPATAAVVVALLLLLFTAPPLVAAAALVAGAPAVAGAAFLAYLLGVAGRVVSARATGGRAWPDALAHPVSVGLLGWLTLRSYHLRKRRRLSWRGRPVG, encoded by the coding sequence ATGAGCGTCCTCCTCGCCCTGGTCGCCGCGCTCGCCGCGCTCACGACCCACACCTGGATCAACGCCACCCGCTGGCTGCGTCGCCCCGCCGCCGGTCCGGTCGAGGTGACCGAGGCGGTGGCGGTGCTGCTGCCGCTGCGCGACGAGGCCGACCGGGTGACGCCGTGCCTGCGCGCGCTGCTCGCCCAGCGGGGCGTACCGGACCTGCGGATCGTGGTGCTCGACGACGGCTCGACCGACGGCACCGCCGACGTGATCCGCGCGGTGGCCGGCGACGATCCCCGGGTCACCCTGCTCACCGGGGTCGCCCCGCCGTCGGGCTGGCTGGGCAAGCCGTACGCCTGCTGGCAGCTCGCCACCCGGACCCACCCGGACCCGACCGTGCTCGCCTTCGTCGACGCCGACGTGGTGCTCACCCCGTACGCCGTCGCGGCGGCCGTGACCGAGCTGCGCGCGGCGGGTGCCGCGCTGCTGTCGCCGTACCCCCGGATCGTGGTGCGGACGGCGGGCGACCGGCTGGCGCAGCCGCTGTTGCAGTGGTTGTGGCTGACCTTCCTGCCGCTGCGCGCGATGGAACGCTCGCCGCGGCCGTCCCTGGCGGCGGCGGGCGGGCAGTTCCTGGTGGTCGACCGGGCCGGCTACCTGCGGGCCGGCGGGCACGCGGCGGTGGCCGACAGGGTCCTGGAGGACATCGAGCTGGCCCGGGCGGTGAAGCGGGCCGGCGGCCGGATCGCCCTGGCCGACGGCTCCGGGCTCGCCGCCTGCCGGATGTACGAGAGCTGGCCCCAGCTACGCGACGGCTACACCAAGTCGCTCTGGGCCTCGTTCGGGCACCCGGCCACCGCGGCCGTGGTGGTGGCGCTGCTGCTCCTGCTCTTCACCGCGCCTCCGCTGGTCGCCGCAGCGGCCCTGGTCGCGGGTGCGCCGGCGGTGGCCGGGGCGGCGTTCCTGGCCTACCTGCTGGGCGTCGCCGGGCGGGTGGTCAGCGCCCGGGCCACCGGCGGGCGGGCCTGGCCCGACGCGCTGGCACACCCGGTGTCGGTCGGGTTACTCGGTTGGCTGACCCTGCGGTCGTACCATCTGCGGAAGCGACGCCGGCTCAGCTGGCGGGGTCGCCCGGTCGGCTAG